Proteins found in one Amycolatopsis umgeniensis genomic segment:
- a CDS encoding ABC transporter ATP-binding protein, with product MSAPESTTEPNAPAKPAGERASAARGPGPGGGGFGRGPAGFMGGPSVEKALDFKGSLKRLLRLLQPQRAALYGILAFGVASVALSVIGPKILGMATDLIFAGVVGKDLPQGVSKDQIIAGLRAEGNNTVADLYSGIDFIPGQRIDLDAVGQVLMWVLLLYIVASFFSLLQARLTTNLVQRAVFELREKIEEKFAKLPLSYFDRQPRGEVLSRATNDIDNLAQSLQQTLAQIVSSLLMVVGVLVMMFVISPVLALVALLSVPASVIVAAKIGKKAQPQFIKQWSTTGRLNAHIEEMYTGHSLVKVFGRREEAEEVFREHNDTLYGASFKAQFISGTIQPAMMFIGNLSYVLVAVIGALRVASGTLSLGDVQAFIQYSRQFSQPVTQIASMANLLQSGIASAERVFALLDADEQEPEPAEPARVGDVRGQVEFEHVSFRYAPDTPLIEDLSLTVEPGHTVAIVGPTGAGKTTLVNLLMRFYELDGGRITLDGVDIAEMDREDLRSKTGMVLQDAWLFGGTIAENIAYGSAGATQEEIVAAAKATHVDRFVRTLPEGYETVIDDEGGTVSAGEKQLITVARAFLAKPAILILDEATSSVDTRTEVLIQRAMNSLREGRTSFVIAHRLSTIRDADVILVMENGSIVEQGDHETLLLTGGAYSRLYAAQFAEALAETD from the coding sequence ATGAGCGCGCCCGAATCCACCACAGAGCCGAACGCCCCGGCGAAACCCGCGGGCGAGCGCGCGAGCGCGGCACGAGGACCCGGCCCCGGCGGAGGCGGCTTCGGCCGTGGCCCCGCCGGCTTCATGGGCGGGCCGTCCGTCGAGAAGGCACTGGACTTCAAGGGATCGCTGAAACGGCTGTTGCGGCTGCTGCAGCCACAACGGGCCGCGTTGTACGGCATCCTGGCGTTCGGCGTCGCCAGCGTCGCGCTGAGTGTCATCGGCCCGAAGATCCTCGGTATGGCGACGGACCTCATCTTCGCGGGCGTCGTCGGGAAGGACCTGCCCCAAGGGGTCAGCAAGGACCAGATCATCGCCGGGCTGCGGGCGGAAGGCAACAACACCGTCGCCGACCTGTACTCGGGGATCGACTTCATACCTGGCCAGCGCATCGACCTCGACGCCGTCGGCCAGGTCCTGATGTGGGTGCTGCTGCTCTATATCGTGGCGTCGTTCTTCTCGCTGTTGCAGGCGCGGCTGACCACGAACCTGGTCCAGCGTGCGGTGTTCGAACTGCGGGAGAAGATCGAGGAGAAGTTCGCCAAGCTCCCGCTGAGCTACTTCGACCGGCAGCCGCGCGGTGAGGTGCTGAGCCGGGCGACCAACGACATCGACAACCTCGCGCAGTCGCTGCAGCAGACGCTCGCGCAGATCGTGTCGTCGCTGCTGATGGTCGTCGGTGTGCTCGTGATGATGTTCGTCATCTCGCCGGTGCTGGCGCTGGTCGCGTTGCTTTCGGTGCCGGCTTCGGTGATCGTCGCGGCCAAGATCGGCAAGAAGGCGCAGCCGCAGTTCATCAAGCAGTGGTCCACCACCGGGCGGCTCAACGCGCATATCGAGGAGATGTACACCGGGCACTCGCTGGTCAAGGTGTTCGGCCGCCGCGAGGAGGCCGAGGAGGTCTTCCGCGAGCACAACGACACGCTCTACGGCGCGAGCTTCAAGGCCCAGTTCATCTCGGGCACCATCCAGCCCGCGATGATGTTCATCGGCAACCTGAGCTACGTGCTGGTGGCCGTGATCGGCGCGCTGCGGGTGGCGTCCGGGACGCTGTCGCTCGGTGACGTCCAGGCGTTCATCCAGTACTCGCGGCAGTTCAGCCAGCCGGTCACGCAGATCGCCAGCATGGCGAACCTGCTGCAGTCCGGGATCGCGTCCGCGGAACGGGTCTTCGCGTTGCTCGACGCGGACGAGCAGGAGCCCGAGCCCGCCGAACCCGCGCGGGTGGGAGACGTGCGCGGCCAGGTCGAGTTCGAGCACGTGTCGTTCCGGTACGCCCCGGACACCCCGCTGATCGAGGACCTGTCGCTGACCGTCGAACCGGGGCACACCGTCGCCATCGTCGGCCCGACGGGCGCGGGGAAGACCACCCTGGTCAACCTGCTCATGCGGTTCTACGAACTCGACGGCGGCCGGATCACCCTCGACGGCGTCGACATCGCCGAGATGGACCGCGAGGACCTGCGGTCCAAGACCGGCATGGTGCTGCAGGACGCGTGGCTCTTCGGCGGCACGATCGCGGAGAACATCGCCTACGGTTCCGCGGGCGCCACGCAGGAGGAGATCGTCGCGGCGGCCAAGGCGACCCACGTCGACCGATTCGTCCGAACCCTCCCGGAGGGCTACGAAACGGTGATCGACGACGAGGGCGGCACGGTCAGCGCCGGTGAGAAACAGCTGATCACCGTCGCGAGGGCGTTCCTGGCGAAGCCCGCGATCCTCATCCTGGACGAGGCCACCAGTTCGGTCGACACCCGGACGGAGGTGCTGATCCAGCGGGCGATGAATTCGCTGCGCGAGGGGCGGACGAGTTTCGTCATCGCGCACCGGCTTTCCACCATCCGCGACGCGGACGTCATCCTCGTGATGGAGAACGGCTCGATCGTCGAACAGGGCGATCACGAAACACTGCTGCTCACCGGTGGTGCGTACTCGCGGCTCTACGCGGCCCAGTTCGCGGAAGCGCTGGCCGAAACCGACTGA
- a CDS encoding DNA polymerase ligase N-terminal domain-containing protein produces the protein MRWPTMAEKLGEYRRKRKPGRTPEPIPDRDGETGADDLFVIQEHHASSLHWDVRLERDGVLVSWAVPKGLPMSPDLERLAVHTEDHPMDYLTFEGEIPAGEYGGGTMTIWDTGRYETLHFNDHKVEIVFHGKRARGKYLFLNVKKDGNDRGWLLKRLDPADPGRAELPPFLAPMLTKPGRLPSTGEDAEWAYEFDWSGRRTLIRVSGGRITAYDDSGDDVTGLYPEFRGLGEQLGATEAFLDGEIVVFDGGKPSPDGLGHRARATKNSAKRLTARYPAFYLVNDLLHLDGRSCVESPYVERREILDGLGLAGPHWQVPRYYRGDGGAVARAAREHGLAGVLAKRADSAYHPGRRTGEWLAITGARVQQVVLGGWRPGGGSRAGTFSSLLLGVPHEDGLRYIGNVGVGFAVDELEELSQRLFRLERKTSPFRSVPDKQARDAHWSRPTIVGEVVFGGWTEAGCLRNPRWRGLLPDVTADEVELDG, from the coding sequence GTGCGCTGGCCGACCATGGCGGAGAAACTCGGCGAATACCGCCGTAAGCGCAAACCGGGACGGACTCCCGAACCCATTCCCGATCGCGACGGCGAGACCGGGGCCGACGATCTCTTCGTCATCCAGGAACACCACGCGAGCAGCCTGCACTGGGACGTCCGCCTGGAACGGGACGGGGTGCTGGTCTCCTGGGCGGTGCCGAAAGGCCTGCCGATGTCCCCGGATCTCGAACGCCTGGCCGTGCACACCGAAGACCACCCGATGGACTATCTCACCTTCGAAGGCGAGATTCCCGCCGGTGAATACGGCGGCGGCACGATGACGATCTGGGACACCGGAAGATACGAAACGCTGCACTTCAACGACCACAAGGTCGAGATCGTCTTCCACGGGAAACGGGCGCGGGGGAAATACCTGTTCCTCAACGTGAAGAAGGACGGGAACGACCGCGGCTGGCTGCTCAAACGGCTCGACCCGGCCGATCCCGGCCGCGCGGAACTACCCCCGTTCCTCGCCCCGATGCTGACCAAACCGGGCCGTCTTCCCTCGACCGGTGAAGACGCGGAATGGGCCTACGAATTCGACTGGTCGGGGCGCCGCACCCTGATCCGGGTGTCCGGCGGCCGCATCACCGCCTACGACGATTCGGGCGACGACGTCACCGGGCTGTACCCCGAATTCCGCGGTCTCGGCGAGCAACTCGGCGCCACGGAAGCTTTTCTCGACGGGGAAATCGTCGTCTTCGACGGCGGGAAGCCGAGCCCGGACGGGCTCGGGCACCGCGCGCGTGCCACGAAGAACTCCGCGAAACGGCTCACCGCGCGGTATCCGGCGTTCTACCTGGTGAACGACCTCCTGCATCTGGACGGCCGTTCCTGCGTCGAGTCGCCCTATGTCGAACGGCGGGAAATCCTCGACGGGCTCGGCCTCGCCGGTCCGCATTGGCAGGTCCCCCGGTACTACCGCGGCGACGGCGGCGCGGTCGCGCGCGCGGCCCGCGAACACGGGCTCGCCGGCGTCCTCGCGAAACGCGCGGACTCCGCGTATCACCCGGGAAGGCGGACCGGGGAATGGCTCGCCATCACCGGTGCCAGGGTCCAGCAGGTGGTGCTGGGCGGCTGGCGGCCGGGTGGCGGCAGCCGGGCGGGCACGTTCAGTTCGCTGCTGCTCGGTGTCCCCCACGAGGACGGGTTGCGGTACATCGGAAACGTCGGTGTCGGCTTCGCGGTGGACGAACTGGAGGAGCTGTCACAACGGCTGTTCCGCTTGGAGCGCAAGACATCCCCGTTTCGCTCCGTACCGGACAAACAGGCACGGGACGCACATTGGTCGCGGCCGACCATCGTCGGCGAGGTGGTCTTCGGCGGCTGGACCGAAGCGGGCTGCCTGCGCAACCCGCGCTGGCGTGGCCTGCTGCCGGACGTCACCGCCGACGAGGTCGAACTCGACGGCTAG
- a CDS encoding STAS domain-containing protein, with protein MLPGQRVPGEPPPLAVTTNRRKDGVLILTAVGEIDAATVGRFRTELTGACVTGKHVILDLSGVGFLSCAGLHALEEANAASPRFSVIVKTALVSRILDVSGVGADLDVRWDVEDVRT; from the coding sequence ATGTTGCCTGGCCAGCGCGTACCCGGCGAACCGCCGCCCCTGGCCGTGACCACCAATCGTCGTAAGGACGGCGTCCTCATCCTCACCGCGGTGGGGGAGATCGACGCGGCCACCGTCGGACGGTTCCGCACCGAACTCACCGGTGCGTGTGTCACGGGAAAGCACGTGATCCTCGACCTTTCCGGTGTCGGCTTCCTCAGTTGCGCCGGATTGCACGCGCTCGAGGAGGCCAACGCCGCGTCGCCGCGGTTCTCGGTGATCGTGAAGACGGCACTGGTGTCACGGATCCTGGACGTCAGCGGGGTCGGCGCCGATCTCGACGTCCGGTGGGACGTCGAAGACGTACGAACCTAG
- a CDS encoding CYTH and CHAD domain-containing protein, whose amino-acid sequence MTKTQDGAPVAEAEIERKYDLAADKPIPPLVPAGPVTNQADPRVDVLDATYFDTSDFRLAQAGITLRRRLGGSDEGWHLKLPVSEDKREELRLPLSGKPDKVPGALAKLVRAHTLGAKLVQAAHLRTERTSYALLDVNGREVATLTDDVVTGEAGGEKAHLDRWREIEIELSPGADPGVLDSLDQAVVKAGAERSRWPSKLRRLTDELVPSAGGASGSVLADYFAEHLDALRRNDIGVRRDVEDSVHQMRVAARRLRSGLKTFRRSLDADVANGLAAELRWLGGELGPARDNEVMAERLHGEVKALPAELVLGNVEQVMTRHFAREAEEAKARAVRALDSKRYTDLLRALEKLVGKPKKIKDDKKELRKAVARSDRKLRKAVAAASELKPGAEQDAALHEVRKKAKRARYAADTVRLVTGKKLRKWRKNVKAVQTTLGTHHDVVVTREVLRLLGLRAYAESENAFTYGLLHGRSVATAEAAHRRFTEEWQAVRKGSRPNWLR is encoded by the coding sequence GTGACGAAGACGCAGGACGGTGCCCCGGTCGCCGAGGCGGAGATCGAGCGGAAGTACGACCTGGCGGCCGACAAGCCCATCCCGCCGCTGGTTCCGGCCGGTCCCGTGACGAACCAGGCCGACCCGAGGGTCGACGTCCTCGACGCCACGTACTTCGACACTTCCGACTTCCGGCTCGCGCAGGCGGGCATCACGCTGCGGCGCAGGCTCGGCGGGAGCGACGAGGGCTGGCACCTCAAGCTCCCGGTCAGCGAGGACAAACGCGAGGAACTCCGCCTCCCGCTGTCGGGCAAGCCGGACAAGGTGCCCGGCGCGCTGGCGAAACTGGTCCGCGCGCACACCCTCGGCGCCAAACTCGTCCAGGCCGCGCACCTGCGCACCGAGCGCACTTCGTACGCGCTGCTCGACGTGAACGGCCGCGAGGTCGCGACGCTGACCGACGACGTCGTCACCGGCGAGGCGGGCGGGGAGAAGGCGCATCTCGACCGTTGGCGGGAGATCGAGATCGAACTCTCGCCCGGCGCCGATCCCGGCGTGCTCGACAGCTTGGACCAGGCCGTCGTGAAGGCGGGTGCGGAGCGGTCGAGGTGGCCGTCGAAGCTCCGGCGGCTGACGGACGAGCTCGTGCCGTCAGCCGGGGGAGCGTCCGGGTCGGTACTGGCGGATTACTTCGCCGAGCATCTGGACGCGCTGCGCCGCAACGACATCGGGGTCCGCCGGGACGTCGAGGACTCGGTGCACCAGATGCGGGTCGCCGCCAGGCGGCTGAGGAGCGGCTTGAAAACCTTCCGCCGCTCCCTGGACGCCGACGTCGCGAACGGGCTCGCCGCCGAACTCCGCTGGCTCGGTGGCGAACTCGGCCCGGCGAGGGACAACGAGGTGATGGCGGAGCGGTTGCACGGAGAGGTCAAGGCGCTTCCGGCCGAGCTGGTGCTGGGCAACGTCGAGCAGGTGATGACACGGCACTTCGCCCGCGAGGCCGAAGAAGCCAAGGCTCGGGCCGTCCGTGCGCTCGACAGCAAGCGGTACACAGACCTGTTGCGAGCACTGGAAAAGCTCGTCGGAAAGCCCAAGAAGATCAAGGATGACAAGAAAGAGCTGCGCAAGGCGGTGGCACGTTCGGATCGGAAGCTGCGCAAGGCGGTCGCGGCCGCGAGCGAGCTGAAGCCCGGTGCGGAGCAGGACGCCGCGTTGCACGAGGTGCGCAAGAAGGCCAAGCGTGCCCGGTACGCCGCGGACACGGTCCGGCTGGTGACCGGCAAGAAGCTTCGAAAATGGCGAAAGAACGTCAAGGCGGTGCAAACCACTCTGGGTACGCATCACGACGTCGTGGTCACCCGAGAGGTTCTGCGGCTCCTCGGCCTCCGTGCCTACGCGGAGAGCGAGAACGCTTTCACCTACGGCCTCCTGCACGGTCGTTCCGTCGCCACGGCGGAGGCCGCGCACCGGCGTTTCACCGAAGAATGGCAAGCGGTGCGTAAAGGTTCTCGACCGAATTGGCTTCGATGA
- a CDS encoding helix-turn-helix domain-containing protein, which translates to MVEKDSTARTRELGHRMKAFRQRRHFSGADVSRRNGWLQSKVTRWEQGLRELSVVDAALYLATCGEAEPERDLLLELTQPGSDLYWVRPYFDELVDPMKSLAIQENLAHTVVRYESLTLPGLLQTEPYARTTYELIGNRGQAQLDQAVNARMERQKLLRRDRPPQCRFYVHERALRSVIGGPRIMHEQLLHLVLSANLPYCSVRIVPESNEVGRTIENSFTIMEFAEHPAVVYTDSYAAGVFIDDRVAVEAYYSLVARLESDSLTEERSRQLLAEWADRYDRMEE; encoded by the coding sequence ATGGTTGAGAAGGATTCGACGGCGCGGACCCGGGAACTGGGCCACCGCATGAAGGCGTTCCGGCAGCGCAGGCACTTCAGCGGAGCCGACGTCAGCCGCCGTAACGGCTGGTTGCAGAGCAAGGTCACGAGGTGGGAACAGGGCCTGCGCGAGCTGTCCGTGGTGGACGCGGCGCTGTATCTCGCGACCTGTGGCGAGGCAGAGCCCGAGCGTGACCTGTTGCTGGAACTGACACAGCCCGGCAGTGACCTGTACTGGGTACGGCCGTACTTCGACGAGCTCGTCGATCCGATGAAATCCCTGGCCATCCAAGAGAATCTCGCGCACACCGTGGTGCGCTACGAGTCGTTGACGCTGCCTGGGCTGCTGCAGACCGAACCGTACGCCCGCACCACCTACGAACTGATCGGCAACCGCGGCCAGGCCCAGTTGGACCAGGCCGTGAACGCCCGGATGGAGCGGCAGAAGCTGCTGCGGCGGGACCGTCCGCCCCAGTGCCGGTTCTATGTCCACGAGCGCGCGCTGCGTTCGGTCATCGGCGGGCCGCGGATCATGCACGAGCAGTTGCTCCACCTCGTCCTTTCGGCGAACCTGCCGTATTGCTCCGTTCGTATCGTCCCCGAAAGCAACGAAGTGGGCAGAACAATCGAGAATTCTTTCACCATCATGGAATTCGCGGAGCATCCGGCGGTGGTGTACACGGATTCCTATGCGGCCGGGGTGTTCATCGACGATCGCGTGGCGGTCGAGGCGTACTATTCGCTCGTCGCGCGGCTGGAAAGCGATAGCCTGACCGAGGAGAGATCCCGCCAACTGCTCGCCGAGTGGGCGGACCGGTACGACCGGATGGAGGAATGA
- a CDS encoding erythromycin esterase family protein — MSQDIRDFVTPSCDLLGLGEPTHATPVFAEVRNELFPQLVERGFRSIALETDRVAALAANDFVQNGVGTLDLAMKEGFTHTFGGLDANRRLIAWMREYNENRPPAERLSFHGFDTQTENTSAPSPRPYLEYARDFLGLDVDIAGPAGDDERWGRTEAVLDAASSIGATADAYRLRAIAAKLLTVLRSRKPEPVTDAWSRAEIRLMAGIDMLRYHRQCAEPLEPQDRYTPLIAIRDAIMARNLLDIRAAEAGRGATLVFAHNLHLRRQAATMTVAGTETHWFPAGALVAPLLGDRYVFVATSLGRSEAIALQEPEADTYEGFLQKHVTTDWGLLPAAEIPTARVRTDPVPRQGYFPLDQGILDDAEAVLHIVA, encoded by the coding sequence ATGAGTCAAGACATCCGAGACTTCGTGACCCCGTCGTGCGACCTGCTCGGCCTGGGCGAGCCGACGCACGCGACCCCGGTGTTCGCGGAGGTCCGCAACGAACTGTTCCCCCAGCTGGTCGAGCGCGGCTTCCGCTCGATCGCCCTCGAAACCGATCGCGTGGCCGCGCTCGCCGCGAACGACTTCGTCCAGAACGGCGTCGGAACCCTCGACCTCGCGATGAAGGAGGGCTTCACGCACACCTTCGGCGGCCTGGACGCGAACCGCCGGCTGATCGCGTGGATGCGCGAGTACAACGAGAACCGCCCGCCCGCGGAACGGCTTTCGTTCCATGGCTTCGACACCCAGACCGAGAACACTTCGGCACCCAGCCCCCGGCCCTATCTCGAGTACGCCCGTGACTTCTTGGGGCTCGACGTGGACATCGCGGGCCCGGCGGGCGACGACGAGCGCTGGGGTCGCACGGAAGCGGTCCTGGACGCGGCTTCGTCGATCGGCGCCACGGCCGACGCCTACCGGCTCCGCGCGATCGCGGCCAAGTTGCTCACCGTGCTCCGTTCCCGGAAACCGGAACCGGTCACCGACGCGTGGTCGAGGGCCGAGATCCGCCTCATGGCGGGCATCGACATGCTGCGCTACCACCGGCAATGCGCCGAACCTCTCGAGCCGCAGGATCGCTACACACCCCTGATCGCCATCAGGGACGCCATCATGGCGCGGAATCTCCTGGACATCCGCGCGGCCGAAGCCGGGCGAGGCGCGACGCTGGTGTTCGCCCACAATCTCCATCTTCGGCGCCAGGCCGCCACGATGACGGTGGCCGGGACGGAGACCCACTGGTTCCCCGCCGGCGCGCTGGTGGCACCGCTGCTCGGAGATCGCTACGTCTTCGTCGCGACCAGCCTCGGCCGAAGCGAGGCCATCGCGCTTCAGGAACCCGAGGCCGACACCTACGAAGGTTTCCTGCAGAAGCACGTCACCACGGACTGGGGTCTGCTCCCCGCCGCCGAGATCCCCACCGCTCGCGTCCGGACCGACCCCGTTCCGCGGCAGGGCTACTTCCCGCTCGACCAGGGGATCCTCGACGACGCGGAGGCGGTCCTGCACATCGTCGCCTAG
- a CDS encoding BTAD domain-containing putative transcriptional regulator yields the protein MEFKVLGPLRASVPLPSAAQPRRVLAVLLARPNEFVHRDTLVDELWPREPPSSAAAVVQMAVSKLRKALSPGLPVDDVRQRLRSGGGGYRLAVSEGELDVTGFSGLTAAAATASGGERRALLERALGLWRGRAFADVPAGPLVEAHVLWLEDQRFSVLGKLVELDLAAGDHKAVADRLGPELAVRPGDERLAGWLASALHGLGRRDSALAVLDRCRHALWEHAGVSPGEELLAVHRRIAGTGWSAGGPPCRLPPSIPDFTGRAGELAEVGRALRSPAPVVLHGAAGAGKSALAVQAAWRARKRFPDGQLVADLREPRDVLAGFLRALGVAESELPTDRAGLISSWRSHTADRRLLVILENGRSEAEVRPLLPSGPGCATIVTTRRRLAGLAAARPIEVGALPYAEARALLGAVAGEDRLSAESDAVRRVLACCDGLALAVRAAGTKLLQRPRLGIAEFATRLENERLRLDELAAGDLAVRPVLAEALAELSPRQRNSLRLLGFPGAADVADWFATALLGCPAREAADLLDELVDDHLLHAEPDRSGSLRYRLPGLVRLALREPPDPGALKRALTITAALAEHASAALDAEYPPARRADVPAAASDRVAADPIGWRTAETANLALAVRTAKNHGWTELAARLADAYSDLVGPRNGGSPSLLGFDIVRDRLDLPAEAAKLLKLGNSHADSGDLARARTCFALAEARYRSSGDQRGTGAALVALADVDADSGRTRSAVDALREALDLLRDCGDLAGQAMASAQFGSLWDDLGDFRRAKECFDASLLLSLHCEDGQQHDRSAKRYADVLRRHGRVDEAGELLTSALIGTRSSRERHWEAHVLRSLGDLHARAGDPGESELCLSRSLELFEYVGHRHAAAYTHRSFGESLRLAGEHARAAEHLGLAMTTFRELGDRRGGGYALLSFGRLRADEGVATEAAEGLRTAAGLFRELGFPVWELRALKDLSAVDSGGRQRDRTREALTKIRFGAASG from the coding sequence GTGGAGTTCAAGGTGCTCGGCCCGCTTCGGGCGTCGGTCCCGTTGCCGTCGGCGGCGCAGCCCCGCCGGGTGCTCGCGGTGCTCTTGGCCAGGCCGAACGAGTTCGTCCACCGGGACACCCTCGTGGACGAACTGTGGCCGCGGGAACCGCCGTCGAGTGCCGCCGCGGTCGTACAGATGGCTGTTTCCAAGCTCCGCAAGGCTTTGTCACCCGGGCTGCCGGTGGACGACGTCCGGCAGCGGCTGCGGTCCGGCGGGGGCGGCTACCGGCTCGCGGTGTCGGAAGGGGAACTGGACGTCACCGGCTTCTCCGGGCTGACCGCGGCGGCCGCGACCGCGAGCGGCGGTGAGCGCAGGGCGCTGCTCGAACGGGCGCTGGGGTTGTGGCGCGGCAGGGCGTTCGCCGACGTCCCGGCCGGCCCGCTGGTGGAGGCGCACGTCCTGTGGCTCGAGGACCAGCGGTTTTCGGTACTGGGCAAGCTCGTGGAACTGGATCTGGCCGCCGGTGACCACAAGGCGGTCGCCGACCGGTTGGGACCCGAACTGGCCGTCCGGCCCGGCGACGAGCGCCTCGCCGGGTGGCTGGCCTCGGCGCTCCACGGGCTCGGGCGGCGTGACTCCGCGCTGGCGGTCCTCGACAGGTGTCGTCACGCGCTTTGGGAGCACGCCGGTGTCTCGCCGGGAGAAGAACTGCTCGCGGTCCACCGCCGGATCGCCGGAACCGGCTGGTCGGCGGGCGGCCCACCGTGCCGTCTTCCGCCGTCGATCCCGGATTTCACCGGCAGGGCCGGGGAGTTGGCCGAAGTGGGACGTGCGCTGCGAAGTCCCGCGCCGGTCGTGCTGCACGGCGCGGCGGGGGCGGGGAAGAGCGCGCTCGCCGTCCAGGCCGCGTGGCGGGCGCGCAAGCGGTTCCCGGACGGTCAACTCGTCGCCGATCTGCGGGAACCTCGCGACGTCCTCGCCGGGTTCCTCCGCGCTCTCGGAGTCGCGGAATCGGAACTCCCCACCGACCGGGCCGGGCTGATCTCGTCGTGGCGGAGCCACACCGCGGACAGACGGCTGCTGGTGATCCTGGAGAACGGCCGGTCCGAGGCCGAGGTGCGGCCGTTGCTGCCGAGCGGTCCCGGCTGCGCGACGATCGTCACCACGCGTCGACGGCTGGCCGGACTCGCCGCCGCCAGACCGATCGAAGTCGGCGCCCTGCCTTACGCGGAGGCGCGGGCGCTGCTCGGCGCTGTCGCGGGCGAGGACCGATTGTCCGCCGAAAGCGACGCCGTCCGCCGGGTGCTGGCCTGCTGCGACGGGCTCGCGCTGGCGGTGCGGGCGGCCGGGACGAAGCTGCTGCAGCGTCCGAGACTGGGCATCGCCGAGTTCGCGACGCGCCTGGAAAACGAGCGCCTGCGTCTCGACGAACTCGCCGCCGGTGACCTCGCCGTCCGCCCGGTGCTCGCCGAAGCCCTCGCCGAGCTTTCGCCGAGGCAGCGAAATTCCCTGCGGTTGCTCGGTTTCCCCGGGGCCGCCGACGTCGCCGACTGGTTCGCGACGGCCCTGCTGGGCTGTCCGGCCCGCGAGGCCGCCGATCTGCTCGACGAACTGGTGGACGACCATCTGCTCCACGCCGAGCCGGATCGGTCCGGTTCCCTCCGGTACCGGCTGCCCGGTCTGGTCCGTCTCGCGCTCCGCGAACCGCCGGACCCCGGAGCCCTCAAACGCGCGCTGACGATCACGGCGGCTCTGGCCGAACACGCCTCCGCCGCGCTCGACGCCGAGTACCCGCCCGCTCGCCGGGCGGACGTCCCGGCGGCGGCTTCGGACCGCGTCGCGGCAGATCCGATCGGCTGGCGTACGGCTGAAACCGCGAATCTCGCACTCGCGGTCCGGACCGCGAAGAACCACGGTTGGACCGAGTTGGCCGCGCGGCTGGCCGACGCCTACAGCGACCTCGTCGGGCCCAGAAACGGTGGGTCGCCGTCGTTGCTCGGCTTCGACATCGTGCGCGATCGCCTCGATCTCCCCGCGGAAGCGGCGAAACTGCTGAAGCTCGGCAACTCGCACGCCGACTCGGGTGATCTGGCGCGGGCGAGGACGTGCTTCGCGCTGGCCGAGGCCAGATATCGCTCCTCGGGCGACCAGCGGGGCACCGGCGCCGCCCTCGTCGCTCTCGCCGACGTCGACGCGGACTCCGGCCGGACCCGCTCGGCGGTCGACGCGTTGCGGGAGGCGCTGGACCTGTTGCGGGACTGCGGTGATCTCGCCGGGCAGGCGATGGCGTCGGCTCAGTTCGGCTCGCTCTGGGACGACCTCGGCGACTTCCGGCGGGCGAAGGAGTGCTTCGACGCGAGCCTGCTGCTTTCGCTCCATTGCGAGGACGGGCAGCAGCATGACAGATCCGCCAAGCGGTACGCCGACGTCCTGCGACGGCACGGCCGCGTGGACGAGGCCGGCGAGCTGCTGACGAGTGCGCTGATCGGCACCCGGAGTTCGCGTGAACGCCATTGGGAGGCGCACGTCCTCCGCAGTCTCGGCGATCTCCACGCGAGAGCGGGCGATCCCGGGGAAAGCGAACTGTGTCTTTCACGTTCCCTGGAGCTGTTCGAGTACGTCGGGCACCGGCACGCCGCCGCGTACACGCATCGGAGTTTCGGCGAGTCCCTGCGCCTTGCGGGCGAGCACGCCCGGGCCGCGGAGCATCTGGGGCTCGCGATGACCACGTTCCGCGAGCTCGGTGACCGCCGGGGCGGCGGGTACGCCTTGCTGAGCTTCGGGCGCCTCCGGGCGGACGAAGGTGTCGCGACCGAAGCGGCCGAGGGGCTCCGCACGGCGGCGGGGCTGTTCCGGGAACTGGGATTCCCGGTGTGGGAATTGCGCGCCCTCAAGGATCTTTCCGCCGTCGACAGTGGCGGACGGCAGCGGGATCGGACTCGTGAAGCCTTGACGAAGATCCGTTTCGGAGCGGCGTCGGGATAA